Proteins from a genomic interval of Salinarchaeum sp. Harcht-Bsk1:
- a CDS encoding thrombospondin type 3 repeat-containing protein, producing the protein MSWTHKQRVTVVAMVVLVVAVPALWQIGDVRAAQATEQKQSDLVDQTVSTRQAPTDYDGDGINDTADTCPTRPETNNGFRDVDGCPDVVETTGAS; encoded by the coding sequence ATGTCTTGGACACATAAGCAACGAGTCACCGTCGTGGCGATGGTCGTCTTAGTGGTGGCTGTCCCTGCTCTTTGGCAGATCGGAGACGTGCGTGCCGCCCAAGCGACTGAACAAAAACAAAGCGACCTCGTCGACCAGACCGTTTCGACGCGACAGGCCCCCACCGATTACGATGGTGATGGTATCAACGACACTGCGGATACGTGTCCGACACGACCGGAAACGAACAACGGGTTCCGGGACGTGGACGGCTGTCCCGATGTCGTCGAAACGACGGGGGCATCGTGA
- the srp19 gene encoding signal recognition particle subunit SRP19, with the protein MVENVLWPAYFDADLSRSDGRRVPSDLAVEDPTVEEIAEAVGQVGYDATVERDVAYPREHYQKRGRIVVHDATDTGKADLIQAVGAYVTALRN; encoded by the coding sequence ATGGTCGAGAACGTCCTCTGGCCTGCCTACTTCGACGCCGATCTCTCGCGTTCCGACGGGCGACGGGTCCCTTCCGATCTCGCGGTGGAGGACCCGACCGTCGAAGAGATCGCCGAAGCCGTCGGGCAGGTCGGCTACGACGCCACCGTCGAGCGAGACGTCGCCTACCCGCGGGAACACTACCAGAAGCGCGGACGGATCGTCGTCCACGACGCGACTGACACCGGGAAAGCAGACCTGATTCAGGCCGTCGGTGCCTACGTGACTGCGCTTCGAAACTGA
- a CDS encoding tyrosine-type recombinase/integrase, whose protein sequence is MAKTVTPEAATDDPIAHFLEEQRYHGKSQRTLDAYERVLRRFEAFLADPERVPTAPTTPAEATRRECMAWIHELRGEYARSTIASYAAYVHRFYGYMVRVEEFDSNPMALVREEMDERIEKNPTRRDLSVADMRAFVGSIEHPLHRALVVTLLKTGMRVGELCNLDLRDVAIHHELRAESATPTRAALDGRPNAIYVAAGTELDGDRSAANKRQRSTIVPVDDELQSTLVRWLAIRPDARSDPAPLFSPTDGDWGDRIEPHAVRRIVRQYAEQWGWYESGAGAGENVTPHYFRHFFTTHLRDRIGDRGVVKYLRGDVAEDIIDTYTHNWGGRVRGVYEANVYSLV, encoded by the coding sequence ATGGCTAAGACGGTCACCCCCGAAGCCGCAACGGACGATCCGATCGCGCACTTCCTCGAAGAGCAGCGGTACCACGGCAAGAGTCAACGAACGCTCGACGCCTACGAACGTGTGCTTCGTCGCTTCGAGGCGTTCCTCGCTGATCCGGAACGGGTCCCGACGGCTCCGACCACTCCAGCCGAGGCGACGCGCAGAGAGTGCATGGCGTGGATCCACGAACTTCGCGGGGAGTACGCCCGGAGCACCATCGCGTCGTACGCAGCCTACGTCCACCGATTCTACGGGTACATGGTCCGCGTCGAGGAGTTCGATTCGAATCCGATGGCCCTGGTCCGCGAGGAAATGGACGAGCGCATCGAGAAGAATCCGACGCGCCGGGACCTCAGCGTCGCGGACATGCGAGCCTTCGTCGGTTCGATCGAGCATCCGCTCCACCGTGCGCTGGTGGTCACGCTACTCAAGACCGGGATGCGGGTCGGGGAACTCTGTAATCTGGATCTCCGCGACGTGGCGATCCACCACGAACTCCGGGCGGAGTCAGCAACGCCGACGCGGGCCGCGCTCGACGGCCGTCCGAATGCCATCTACGTGGCTGCTGGCACGGAACTCGACGGCGACCGGTCTGCTGCGAACAAACGACAGCGATCGACGATCGTCCCCGTCGACGACGAATTGCAGTCCACGCTCGTTCGTTGGCTTGCGATCAGACCCGATGCCAGGAGCGATCCCGCCCCGCTATTTTCGCCGACGGACGGCGACTGGGGAGACCGCATCGAACCACACGCCGTCCGTCGCATCGTTCGCCAGTACGCCGAGCAGTGGGGATGGTACGAATCCGGCGCAGGTGCCGGCGAGAACGTCACTCCTCACTACTTTCGGCACTTCTTCACCACCCACCTCCGGGACAGAATCGGGGATCGGGGCGTCGTCAAGTATCTTCGAGGGGACGTCGCCGAGGACATCATCGACACGTACACCCACAACTGGGGCGGTCGGGTGCGGGGAGTGTACGAAGCGAACGTCTACTCCCTGGTGTAG
- a CDS encoding presenilin family intramembrane aspartyl protease PSH: MDDRTRSMVAVAGTIGLFLCVQLGALALLDPYVAADAQPVDDPSNASNVAYFFGVILVATAGMLAAIKFGLERLIRGFVLLSCGWISWIVLDTILASLGADSVGTGTASTAIEALAFIVPFAVAATLVVALFVHPEWYVIDVAGVLLGAGAAGLFGLAFTPQLTIVFLVLLAVYDAISVYGTEHMLTLAEGVSDLNVPVMLVVPTTGSFSLLTDTGPSSLDGDETATGESATESTGAEPAETTVEAPQGGDGPGVEQAASEDDYPAANDGGGRNAIYIGLGDAVMPTILVVSAAYFLRDSAPLYDVPILAINLPALTALLGTLVGLGALLAMVLKGRPHAGLPMLNGGAIAGYLIGALASGIGVVEALGLPL; the protein is encoded by the coding sequence ATGGACGACCGGACGCGATCGATGGTAGCGGTCGCAGGGACGATCGGGCTCTTTCTGTGCGTCCAGCTCGGCGCGCTCGCACTGCTCGATCCCTACGTCGCCGCTGACGCCCAGCCTGTCGACGATCCGTCCAACGCATCCAACGTCGCGTACTTCTTCGGTGTGATACTGGTCGCTACGGCCGGCATGCTGGCTGCGATCAAGTTCGGCCTCGAGCGACTGATCCGGGGGTTCGTACTGTTGTCCTGCGGGTGGATTAGCTGGATCGTACTGGATACGATCCTGGCGTCGCTTGGGGCTGATTCGGTGGGGACGGGCACTGCGAGCACGGCAATCGAAGCGCTCGCGTTCATCGTACCGTTCGCAGTGGCTGCGACGCTCGTCGTGGCCCTCTTCGTACACCCGGAGTGGTACGTCATCGACGTCGCAGGCGTGTTGCTCGGCGCCGGCGCAGCGGGTCTGTTCGGACTCGCGTTCACCCCGCAACTCACCATCGTCTTTCTGGTCTTGCTGGCTGTCTACGACGCCATCAGCGTGTACGGTACGGAACACATGCTGACCCTCGCAGAGGGCGTCTCCGACCTGAACGTGCCCGTCATGCTGGTCGTGCCGACGACGGGATCGTTCTCGTTGCTCACCGATACTGGCCCGTCGTCACTCGACGGGGACGAGACTGCGACTGGTGAGTCTGCCACCGAATCCACGGGAGCAGAACCGGCGGAAACGACCGTCGAAGCCCCGCAGGGCGGAGACGGCCCAGGGGTCGAGCAGGCTGCTAGCGAGGACGATTATCCCGCTGCGAACGACGGCGGCGGTCGAAACGCGATCTACATCGGCCTCGGTGACGCCGTCATGCCGACGATTCTCGTCGTGAGCGCCGCGTACTTCCTGCGTGACTCGGCCCCGCTGTACGACGTTCCGATCCTCGCGATCAATCTCCCTGCCCTTACGGCGTTGCTCGGGACGCTCGTCGGCCTCGGTGCGCTGCTTGCGATGGTTCTGAAGGGCAGGCCCCACGCTGGGCTACCGATGCTCAACGGGGGAGCGATCGCAGGCTATCTGATCGGGGCGCTCGCGAGCGGTATCGGCGTCGTCGAGGCCCTCGGCCTCCCGCTCTGA
- a CDS encoding ThuA domain-containing protein: protein MASQQVTVWNEFVHERENDAVAEVYPDGIHDAIATGLEDRGYETRTATLQEPEHGLTEAVLEETDVLTWWGHTAHDEVEEEVVERITERVRDGMGLIVLHSGHYSKPFKRLMGTSCSLKWREADDRERIWVIEPGHPIAQGVDDCIEIDAAETYGERFDVPAPDELVFTSWFQGGEVFRSGCCYRRGNGRIFYFRPGHETYPIYHREDVRDVLANAVEWAAPVANPGTSLQGNQEPREDVDIESDSTVH from the coding sequence ATGGCTTCGCAGCAGGTCACCGTCTGGAATGAGTTCGTCCACGAGCGCGAGAACGACGCGGTCGCCGAGGTGTACCCCGACGGAATCCACGACGCGATCGCCACTGGGCTCGAGGACCGCGGATACGAGACGCGAACCGCGACGCTCCAGGAGCCCGAACACGGACTGACCGAAGCAGTCCTTGAGGAGACCGACGTCCTCACCTGGTGGGGGCACACCGCCCACGACGAGGTCGAGGAGGAGGTCGTGGAGCGGATAACCGAGCGAGTGCGCGACGGGATGGGACTGATCGTGCTCCACTCGGGGCACTACTCCAAACCGTTCAAGCGGCTGATGGGGACCTCCTGCTCGTTGAAGTGGCGGGAAGCAGACGACCGCGAGCGAATCTGGGTGATCGAGCCTGGCCACCCGATCGCACAGGGCGTCGACGATTGCATCGAAATCGACGCGGCCGAGACGTACGGCGAGCGCTTCGACGTACCGGCCCCCGACGAACTCGTATTCACGTCCTGGTTCCAGGGCGGTGAGGTGTTCCGCTCGGGCTGTTGCTACCGCCGCGGGAACGGTCGGATCTTCTACTTCCGTCCCGGCCACGAGACCTACCCGATCTATCACCGTGAAGACGTGCGCGACGTGCTCGCGAACGCCGTAGAGTGGGCTGCGCCCGTCGCGAACCCGGGGACGTCTCTTCAGGGGAACCAGGAGCCCCGGGAGGACGTCGACATCGAGTCCGACAGCACCGTTCACTGA
- a CDS encoding thioredoxin family protein codes for MAGESIDRLETGDSAPSFELPGTDGRTYSLDSFDDATAVLVVFTCNHCPYAQAKHPLLNDLAAEYDDVSVVGINPNDPDAYPEDSFESMQEAVESGEVAYDAYLFDESQSVAASYGAVCTPDPFLFDNGDGEFQLAYHAQLDDALNPDDEATRVHIREAIDAVRGGDPVDVDGQPSRGCTIKWRDGNEPEYWDQI; via the coding sequence ATGGCAGGCGAATCGATCGACCGACTCGAGACCGGTGACAGCGCACCGTCCTTCGAACTGCCGGGAACGGACGGAAGGACGTATTCACTCGATTCCTTCGACGACGCGACGGCGGTCCTCGTCGTATTCACGTGTAACCACTGCCCGTACGCCCAGGCGAAGCACCCACTCCTGAACGACCTGGCAGCGGAGTACGACGACGTGTCCGTGGTCGGGATCAACCCGAACGACCCCGACGCCTACCCCGAGGATTCGTTCGAATCGATGCAGGAAGCCGTCGAGAGTGGAGAGGTTGCCTACGACGCCTACCTCTTCGACGAGTCCCAATCTGTCGCAGCGTCGTACGGTGCGGTCTGTACGCCGGATCCGTTCCTGTTCGACAACGGGGACGGGGAGTTCCAGTTAGCGTACCACGCCCAGCTCGACGACGCCCTGAATCCAGACGACGAAGCAACGAGAGTGCACATCCGGGAAGCGATCGACGCCGTCCGGGGAGGCGACCCTGTAGACGTCGACGGGCAGCCCTCGCGCGGGTGCACGATCAAGTGGCGGGACGGGAACGAACCGGAGTACTGGGATCAGATCTAA
- a CDS encoding ornithine cyclodeaminase family protein yields the protein MQPVFLASDDLRGLAEPVAFVDAVRSGYRQRGNGAPAKPRTTLGSSDPPGMLTGYTAILPETGAMGGYTYSAGFEAGDAWFVTPLFDAESGEPLAILDGAWMNPFKTGAAGAVAVDALARHDANTVAVIGSGPQARGQLRAIATVRDLSEVRVYSPTTAHRESFASEFDERLEAAVRAVPDSASAIDGADVVVTATNASEPVFDGEQLDPGTHVTAMGQYHPEKRELDHPTIQRSRYVPDLRDRVEQDAGSFLDALEAGVVDESHVHAELGDVVAGTAPGRTSDEQITVFDSGGTGIETVAAAHLLYERAIERGLGTELELSAASEALTGH from the coding sequence ATGCAGCCAGTCTTCCTCGCCAGTGACGACCTCCGTGGACTCGCAGAGCCAGTAGCCTTCGTCGACGCCGTCCGGAGCGGATACCGACAACGTGGCAACGGCGCTCCCGCGAAGCCACGGACGACGCTCGGGTCGTCCGATCCGCCAGGAATGCTCACCGGCTACACCGCCATACTGCCCGAGACGGGTGCGATGGGCGGGTACACGTACTCGGCCGGGTTCGAAGCAGGTGACGCCTGGTTCGTCACGCCGCTGTTCGACGCCGAGTCCGGCGAACCACTCGCCATCCTCGACGGCGCCTGGATGAACCCGTTCAAGACGGGTGCTGCAGGCGCCGTTGCGGTCGATGCGCTGGCACGACACGACGCCAATACCGTCGCTGTCATTGGATCCGGACCACAGGCGCGCGGTCAACTCAGGGCAATCGCCACGGTTCGCGACCTCTCCGAGGTTCGGGTCTACTCGCCGACGACGGCCCATCGCGAATCGTTCGCATCGGAGTTCGACGAACGGTTGGAGGCGGCGGTAAGGGCGGTTCCGGACAGTGCGAGTGCCATCGACGGGGCCGACGTCGTCGTCACAGCCACGAACGCCAGCGAACCGGTCTTCGACGGGGAGCAACTCGATCCAGGGACACACGTCACCGCGATGGGCCAGTACCACCCCGAGAAGCGGGAACTCGACCACCCAACGATCCAGCGTTCCAGGTACGTTCCCGACCTTCGCGACCGCGTCGAACAGGACGCGGGCTCCTTTCTGGACGCGCTCGAAGCCGGCGTCGTCGACGAATCACACGTCCACGCTGAACTCGGCGACGTCGTCGCCGGAACTGCACCCGGTCGAACGAGCGATGAGCAAATCACCGTGTTCGACAGCGGTGGGACAGGCATCGAGACCGTCGCCGCCGCACACTTGCTCTACGAGCGAGCGATCGAACGAGGGCTGGGCACAGAACTGGAGCTCTCCGCCGCGAGCGAGGCGCTCACGGGGCACTGA
- a CDS encoding PAS domain S-box protein encodes MTSRVLCLSDDAAFASRISAPLEYSYPEVSVLSVDDVAEGVEVVRTEHVDAVVTDAATIAAAPALLEAVRSRRPELSLLVLSTYETGGEHRTAVAEVVDFLDGVGSADDGALADWVANSVVDDGDAPVPGAASQLDTVVAGIKRELVDATRPGDVESAVCERLVLADQYAFAWIGEFDRGEGQVVPWGTAAADGDWPRSRTFPAGDDVDGVVAEVLRTRRPTVVDDVEGYGPPVPWREASLERDCESLVFVPLQTEEELFGVLGVYSTDPEGVDVPEQEALVEVADTTARVLEGMAIRGRIDQQERILRRYERLVETVGDGMYALDAEGHFMTVNDALCAMTGYAREGLLGEHIDTILDADAARSWSEAVESLQGTAGESRSLELTVETKHCDTFPCENKVGLLPSDEDGVPRGTVGVLRDITERKERERALHRQNERLDAFASIVSHDLRNPLSVAQGYLEHVAESTADQESVARVEESLDRMNELIDDVLALARGGETVTDTSPVHLSTAVRSAWSNVDTRGASLDVSADVKIEAADSRLLRLFENLFRNAIEHGGEDVTVTVGVLETTDPDTVGLYVEDNGPGIPPDVRDHVFESQFTTSERGNGIGLWVVSEVADAHDWTATACVGSEGGARFEFAQIERSS; translated from the coding sequence GTGACGAGTCGCGTCCTCTGTCTCAGTGACGACGCAGCCTTTGCTTCGCGGATCAGTGCGCCCCTGGAGTACTCCTATCCGGAGGTGAGCGTACTGAGCGTCGACGACGTCGCCGAAGGAGTGGAGGTCGTTCGAACCGAGCACGTCGACGCCGTCGTGACCGACGCAGCGACGATCGCCGCGGCGCCTGCCCTCCTGGAGGCAGTCCGCTCTCGTCGTCCGGAGCTTTCACTGCTGGTCCTCTCGACGTACGAGACCGGTGGGGAGCATCGTACTGCCGTCGCGGAAGTCGTCGACTTTCTGGACGGCGTCGGGTCGGCGGACGACGGCGCACTCGCCGACTGGGTCGCCAATTCCGTGGTCGACGACGGCGATGCACCCGTTCCGGGCGCAGCCTCGCAACTCGACACCGTCGTCGCCGGTATCAAGCGGGAACTCGTCGACGCTACTCGGCCAGGTGACGTCGAGAGTGCAGTCTGCGAGCGACTGGTCCTCGCGGACCAGTACGCGTTCGCGTGGATCGGCGAGTTCGATCGCGGCGAGGGACAGGTCGTCCCCTGGGGCACGGCTGCTGCCGACGGTGACTGGCCGCGGTCTCGGACCTTCCCCGCTGGCGACGACGTCGACGGCGTCGTCGCCGAGGTGTTGCGAACGCGTCGGCCGACCGTCGTCGACGACGTCGAGGGATACGGCCCGCCAGTTCCCTGGCGTGAAGCCTCACTCGAGCGGGACTGCGAGTCGCTCGTCTTCGTGCCGCTCCAGACCGAGGAAGAGCTATTCGGCGTGCTCGGCGTCTATTCTACCGATCCGGAGGGAGTTGACGTCCCGGAGCAAGAAGCACTCGTCGAGGTTGCAGACACGACCGCTCGCGTCCTCGAGGGGATGGCGATCCGTGGGCGGATCGACCAGCAGGAACGGATCCTCCGTCGGTACGAACGGCTGGTCGAGACGGTCGGTGACGGGATGTACGCGCTCGACGCCGAGGGCCACTTCATGACGGTCAACGACGCGCTGTGTGCCATGACCGGGTACGCACGTGAAGGACTCCTCGGCGAGCACATCGACACCATCCTCGACGCGGATGCCGCCCGATCCTGGAGTGAGGCAGTCGAGTCGCTGCAAGGGACGGCGGGTGAATCTCGATCGCTGGAACTCACAGTCGAGACCAAGCACTGCGATACCTTCCCCTGTGAGAACAAGGTGGGGTTGCTCCCGAGTGACGAGGACGGCGTACCGAGAGGGACGGTGGGGGTGCTCCGGGATATCACGGAGCGAAAAGAACGCGAACGGGCGCTCCATCGACAGAACGAACGACTCGACGCGTTCGCGTCGATCGTCTCGCACGACCTCCGGAATCCCCTGAGCGTCGCCCAGGGGTACCTCGAGCACGTCGCAGAATCGACAGCGGATCAGGAATCCGTCGCGCGCGTCGAGGAATCACTCGATCGGATGAACGAGTTGATCGACGACGTCCTCGCACTGGCACGCGGTGGCGAGACCGTGACCGATACGTCGCCCGTTCACCTCTCGACGGCCGTACGGTCCGCCTGGTCGAACGTCGACACGAGGGGCGCGTCCCTCGACGTCAGTGCCGACGTGAAAATCGAGGCCGCCGACTCCCGACTGTTACGCCTCTTCGAGAACCTGTTTCGAAACGCGATCGAACACGGGGGCGAGGACGTCACCGTGACGGTGGGTGTCCTCGAAACTACCGATCCGGACACTGTCGGTCTCTACGTCGAAGACAACGGTCCCGGAATTCCGCCCGACGTACGGGATCACGTCTTCGAGTCGCAGTTCACGACGTCCGAACGTGGCAATGGGATCGGACTGTGGGTCGTGAGCGAGGTTGCGGACGCACACGACTGGACCGCAACGGCGTGTGTCGGTTCGGAAGGCGGTGCACGCTTCGAGTTTGCGCAGATCGAACGTAGCAGTTGA
- a CDS encoding DUF5805 domain-containing protein, which translates to MTEQDPERTSVRTYVPAYQKEEWATRANELEMSLSEFVRTMVQAGKRGFEGGQPAAESRDREKGGSGDATPGGQDLETTVLDALENGPLEFDELVDVVAEDFRRDVDEALGRLEEEDRVEHDRLDGGYRVTDDG; encoded by the coding sequence ATGACCGAACAGGATCCCGAACGCACCAGCGTTCGCACCTACGTCCCAGCCTACCAGAAGGAGGAGTGGGCGACGCGTGCAAACGAACTCGAGATGAGCCTCAGCGAGTTCGTTCGGACGATGGTCCAGGCGGGGAAGCGTGGATTCGAGGGGGGCCAGCCAGCGGCCGAATCTCGCGATCGCGAGAAAGGTGGTTCTGGCGACGCTACCCCTGGGGGTCAGGACCTGGAAACCACCGTCCTCGATGCCCTGGAAAATGGGCCGCTCGAATTCGACGAATTGGTCGACGTCGTGGCCGAGGATTTCCGGCGAGACGTCGACGAAGCGCTCGGGCGCCTCGAGGAGGAGGATCGCGTCGAGCACGATCGGCTCGACGGCGGCTACCGGGTGACCGACGATGGCTAA
- a CDS encoding acyl-CoA dehydrogenase family protein, which yields MDLLEESIVPEHARPVKQEARSFAEEHVEPNAEVCFREAEYPWDVLEAARDANLIAQDIPEEYGGRGLSLTEVLAIAEEFFRADAGIALTLQLASFGAELVMEYGSEEQKETYLRPVAEGDQLTGLAVSEPETGSDLAGMQTRAEFDDDGADGEGEWVLNGEKYWIGNGVEADWLTVYARTGDDETNRYGNHTCFVVPTDADGYHAEHIPEKMGMRASKQAHVVFDDCRIPADNVIGTEGAGFWMLAEFFNHGRIVVAGHGLGLAAAAIEEAWSFTHDREEFGRSISDFQSVQHGLADMRMDFESARALTWRAAAKVEAGERPGFWAAMAKTVATEAATNCAERGMQFHGGRSILSDRRIARVYRDVRIPVIYEGANEIQRNLVYRQSGE from the coding sequence ATGGACCTCCTCGAGGAGTCGATCGTCCCCGAGCACGCCCGCCCCGTCAAGCAGGAAGCGCGGAGCTTTGCCGAGGAACACGTCGAACCGAACGCCGAGGTGTGCTTTCGCGAGGCCGAGTACCCGTGGGACGTCCTCGAAGCCGCACGCGACGCGAACCTGATCGCACAGGATATTCCCGAGGAGTACGGCGGCCGGGGACTCTCGCTGACGGAGGTGCTCGCCATCGCGGAAGAGTTTTTCCGTGCCGACGCGGGAATCGCACTGACGCTCCAGCTCGCGAGCTTCGGCGCCGAACTCGTGATGGAGTACGGAAGTGAGGAGCAAAAGGAGACGTACCTCCGCCCCGTCGCGGAGGGCGACCAGCTAACGGGGCTCGCGGTGTCGGAGCCGGAGACCGGGAGCGACCTCGCCGGCATGCAGACCCGCGCAGAATTCGATGACGACGGAGCGGACGGCGAGGGCGAATGGGTGCTGAACGGTGAGAAGTACTGGATCGGCAACGGCGTCGAAGCGGATTGGCTCACCGTGTACGCACGCACAGGCGACGACGAGACGAATCGCTACGGCAACCACACCTGCTTCGTCGTCCCGACCGACGCCGACGGCTACCACGCCGAACACATTCCCGAGAAGATGGGGATGCGTGCCTCGAAGCAGGCCCACGTCGTCTTCGACGACTGCCGGATTCCCGCCGACAACGTGATCGGCACCGAGGGCGCTGGCTTCTGGATGCTCGCGGAGTTCTTCAATCACGGCCGGATCGTCGTTGCCGGCCACGGACTCGGCCTCGCGGCTGCAGCGATCGAGGAGGCGTGGTCGTTCACCCACGATCGCGAGGAGTTCGGCCGGTCGATCAGCGACTTCCAGTCGGTGCAGCACGGTCTGGCGGACATGCGAATGGACTTCGAGAGCGCTCGTGCACTCACGTGGCGTGCCGCTGCAAAGGTCGAGGCCGGGGAGCGGCCAGGGTTCTGGGCGGCGATGGCGAAGACCGTCGCCACGGAGGCGGCGACGAACTGTGCGGAGCGGGGGATGCAGTTCCACGGTGGCCGGTCGATCCTCTCGGATCGTCGCATCGCAAGGGTGTACCGGGACGTTCGCATTCCGGTCATCTACGAGGGTGCGAACGAGATCCAGCGCAATCTGGTCTACCGGCAGTCTGGCGAGTGA
- a CDS encoding FAD:protein FMN transferase, which produces MMGSLASVYERFGDTQREFECCDTAFRIQATGVRAEAGATAARKTAESLESQLNAFDAASAVSQLNRDGEVRNEHVARIVRRGIEYNDRTGGVFDIHQGRVEHTLKTFLRGDSETLPTEFETGTVQTSGSHITTDVELDLNGLAKGYIVDRTAETLTGLGRCGFVSGGGDMSPPTGPVAIESPYGDDTPLKILDTDWYVATSGGYRRSRNGTNHVYDPTTESLGSRHESVTVLARRDCMEADALATTLAALPLVKARELASEWEGLEALIIHDGVFHTTDGFETHVLDT; this is translated from the coding sequence ATGATGGGATCGCTCGCATCGGTCTACGAACGATTCGGGGACACCCAACGCGAGTTCGAGTGTTGTGACACAGCGTTTCGGATTCAGGCGACGGGCGTTCGGGCTGAGGCTGGGGCTACTGCGGCCCGAAAAACGGCTGAATCACTCGAATCCCAGCTGAACGCCTTCGATGCGGCGAGTGCCGTCAGCCAGCTCAACCGTGATGGAGAAGTCAGGAACGAACACGTTGCCCGAATCGTTCGCCGTGGAATCGAATACAACGACCGAACCGGTGGTGTGTTCGATATTCACCAGGGCCGCGTCGAACACACCCTCAAAACATTCCTGCGTGGTGACAGTGAAACACTACCAACAGAGTTTGAGACTGGAACTGTCCAAACCAGCGGCTCTCACATCACGACCGATGTCGAACTCGACCTGAATGGCCTCGCCAAGGGGTACATCGTGGATCGAACCGCCGAGACGCTTACGGGACTCGGCCGATGTGGGTTCGTCAGTGGTGGGGGGGATATGTCTCCACCGACGGGACCGGTCGCCATCGAGAGCCCGTACGGTGACGACACACCGCTGAAGATCCTCGACACGGACTGGTACGTCGCAACATCCGGCGGATACCGACGGTCGCGAAACGGCACTAACCACGTCTACGATCCGACCACCGAATCGCTCGGCTCTCGTCATGAATCGGTCACCGTCTTGGCGCGCCGAGACTGTATGGAAGCCGACGCCCTGGCGACGACCCTCGCGGCACTTCCACTTGTCAAGGCACGCGAATTAGCATCGGAATGGGAGGGTCTAGAGGCACTCATTATCCACGATGGCGTCTTCCATACGACAGATGGCTTTGAGACACATGTCTTGGACACATAA
- a CDS encoding metalloregulator ArsR/SmtB family transcription factor, with amino-acid sequence MADPDLELASRREIYQRIADTPGIHFRALLADLEYAQGTLQYQLRWLADEDLIDVSDDGKYTRYYPAAEFDEVDRTVMNALRREYSRRILAHLLTDGPLSTTELSDRLDKAQSTVSWHLSKLAEADLVTKERDGRSVVYEVSDPDRVKYLYTLHRRSFTDKVVDRILGLWDSY; translated from the coding sequence ATGGCGGATCCGGATCTCGAATTGGCCTCTCGGCGGGAAATCTACCAGCGGATAGCCGATACGCCCGGTATTCACTTTCGCGCGCTCCTCGCCGATCTTGAGTACGCACAAGGGACGCTCCAATACCAGCTCAGGTGGCTCGCCGATGAGGACCTGATCGACGTCTCGGACGACGGCAAGTACACGCGGTACTATCCGGCTGCCGAGTTTGACGAAGTCGATCGGACAGTGATGAACGCGCTGCGCCGGGAATACAGTCGCCGCATCCTCGCACATCTTCTCACGGACGGTCCGCTCTCGACAACCGAACTCAGCGACCGCCTCGACAAGGCACAATCGACCGTCTCGTGGCATCTTTCGAAGCTCGCCGAGGCCGACCTCGTCACGAAAGAACGCGACGGCCGAAGCGTGGTCTACGAGGTCAGCGATCCCGATCGCGTCAAGTACCTCTACACGCTTCACCGGCGCTCGTTCACAGACAAAGTCGTCGACCGTATCCTGGGCCTCTGGGACAGCTACTAA
- a CDS encoding H/ACA ribonucleoprotein complex subunit GAR1 — MERLGTTHRIAQGLAIVKVDDVPDIGTEVVDDQLDEVGSVVDVFGPVSEPYAAVSPRSDRSLAPLIGQPLYLR, encoded by the coding sequence ATGGAACGACTCGGAACGACCCACCGGATCGCACAGGGCCTCGCGATCGTGAAAGTCGACGACGTCCCCGACATCGGAACGGAGGTCGTCGACGACCAGCTCGACGAGGTCGGGAGCGTCGTCGACGTCTTCGGTCCCGTCAGCGAGCCGTACGCCGCCGTCTCGCCGCGCTCTGATCGATCCCTGGCACCGCTCATCGGGCAGCCCCTGTATCTCCGGTGA